A segment of the Thermus thermamylovorans genome:
GGTGGGGTGGGGTTTGGGGTCTGGGGTGGCCCTCTCCGCAAGAAGCCAAATAGCCTCCCGGGGGAGGATCTTTACCCCATCGGGGATGGCCTCCTTCAGGGGTTCCAGGGCTTCGATGTCGGCCAGGAGCACCTTGGCCTCCCCGTGTTCCAGGCGGTAGCGCACGGCATCGCTACCAAAGAGGGTGGAAAGAGGAAGGGCGATGGCCCCCAGCCGGTAGACGGCCAGGTGGGCCAAGGCAGCTTCCAGGCTTTGGGGGAAGAGGATGCCCACGCGATCCCCGGGTGAGATGCCATAGGCGCGCAAAACCGTGGCCCACTTCATGGATTGGACGCTAAGCTGGGCGTAAGTGGCCTTTCGCCCCTTAGGCTCCAGCAAGGCGACGCGCCCTGGCTCGGTCCTGGCCCAGTGGTCTACCGTGTCCTTAGCCAGGTTGAAGCCTCGTGGTCTGGGCCAGCGGAAGGTTCGCAGGAGCTCATCTCGGGGCTGTTTTTTGAGCTTGGGTCCTCGCATAGGCGTTTGTCGACTTTAGGAAGGGGCGTACCAACTATTAGGGCTAAGGCACCACCACCTGGCGTACCACCTCTCCCTGGGCCAGACGCTCAAAGCCCTCGTTGATCTCTTCAAGCCTCAGGGTGCGGGAGAGGAGCCGGTCCACCGGCAACCTCCCTGCCCGGTAAAGGGCCAAAAACCGGGGCAGGTCCCGCCGGGGGTTGGAGGAGCCCATGTAGCTCCCCTTCAGGGTCCTCTCCTCCGCGGTCAGGCTCACCGCTTGCAGGCTCAGGGCCCGCTCGGGATGAGGCAGACCTACGGTCACCGTCACCCCGCCCCGCCGCGTGGCCCGGTAGGCCAGGAGCATGGCCTCCACCGAGCCAGCGGTCTCAAAAGCGTAGTCCACCCCGCCCTCCGTGAGCTCCCGCACCGCCTCCGCTGCGTCCCCCTCCCGGGCGTCCAGGACGTGGGTCGCCCCTAGGGAGCGGGCCAGCTCCAGCTTGTGGGGCAGGAGGTCCACGGCCACGATGGGGTAGGCCCCGGCCAGGACCGCCCCCATCACCGCCGCCAGGCCCACCCCTCCCAGGCCGAAGATGGCCACGCTGGTCCCCTCCCCTACCCGGGCGGTGTTCACCACGGCCCCCACCCCGGTGGCGATGGCACAACCGAAGAGGGCGGCGATCTCCAGGGGGATCTCCCTGGGGATGGGCACCAGGGACTCCTGGGCGGCCACGGTGTAGCGGCTAAAGCCCGCCACCCCTAGGTGATGGTGAAGGGGCTTGCCCTCTAGGGAGAACCGCCGGGAGCCGGTGAGGAGTTTCCCTTCCCGGTTGGCCTGGATCCCTCGTTCGCAGAGGTAGGGCCTTCCCTGGGCGCAAAAGCGGCAGGCGCCGCACATGGGCACGAAGGAAAAGACCACATGGTCCCCCTCCGCCAAGCCCCGTACCCCTGGACCCAAGGCCCGTACCACCCCTGCTGCCTCGTGGCCCAGGACCAGGGGGAGGGGCCAGGGGCGGGTGCCGTCGATGGCCGAGAGGTCAGAGTGGCAGAGCCCTGCCGCCTTCACCTCCACCAGGACCTCCCCCGGTCCTGGCTCCTCTAGGTCCACCTCTAGGACCTGGAGGGGCTTGGACTCCGTGTAAGGCCTCGGCTTGCTCATCTCAAACAGGACCGCAGATTGGGTCTTCACGAGCCTAACCCCCTATTGCAGGTTAGCTTCCCAGTCCGAAGGTTCTGGGCAGGGCCAGGACGATCTCTGGGAAGAAAGCGATGAGAAGCACGCCGATGAGCTGCAAAAGGATAAAGGGCACCACGCCCCGGTAAATGTCCCAGGTGGTCACCTCCGGGGGGGCGATGCCCTTGAGGTAGAAGATGGTGTAGGCGAAGGGCGGGGTGAGGAAGGAGGTCTGCATGGTGACGATGAGGAGCATGGAGAACCAGAGGGGGTCCAGGCCGAGCGTTTGGGCGATGGGGAGGAAGAGGGGGACGGTGATCATGATGATGCCGATCCAGTCGATGAACATGCCCATTAGGAAGAC
Coding sequences within it:
- a CDS encoding zinc-dependent alcohol dehydrogenase family protein; translation: MKTQSAVLFEMSKPRPYTESKPLQVLEVDLEEPGPGEVLVEVKAAGLCHSDLSAIDGTRPWPLPLVLGHEAAGVVRALGPGVRGLAEGDHVVFSFVPMCGACRFCAQGRPYLCERGIQANREGKLLTGSRRFSLEGKPLHHHLGVAGFSRYTVAAQESLVPIPREIPLEIAALFGCAIATGVGAVVNTARVGEGTSVAIFGLGGVGLAAVMGAVLAGAYPIVAVDLLPHKLELARSLGATHVLDAREGDAAEAVRELTEGGVDYAFETAGSVEAMLLAYRATRRGGVTVTVGLPHPERALSLQAVSLTAEERTLKGSYMGSSNPRRDLPRFLALYRAGRLPVDRLLSRTLRLEEINEGFERLAQGEVVRQVVVP